One Micromonospora sp. WMMD1120 genomic region harbors:
- a CDS encoding helix-turn-helix domain-containing protein → MLDVIGLTSAEEELYRCLLQLTTARVDELAHRLHRPREQVVAQVEALRGKGLVQPTDNDPDAPLRPTAPDVALGGTLLRHQADLEAARRRVTQLAEEYRTGLRRHHVDHLVEVITGARALRERLRDLQNTARDEVLWFCRANPLAMAGPENVEEFDALARGVSYRAIYERDLLLEPGALADLAKGVAAGEQARVLDRLPVRLAIVDARTAICPLVPDRDGGEPSAAVIGRSQLLDALLALFESHWRVATRLRLDDPLTAPTPEGRRPDPAEQSGDGYQPDADEARLLSLFVAGVPDKSIASQLGVSRRTVQRRIADLMAAAGVDTRPGLAFQVARRGWL, encoded by the coding sequence GTGTTGGACGTGATCGGCCTGACCTCGGCGGAGGAGGAGCTCTACCGCTGCCTGCTCCAGCTCACCACAGCTCGCGTCGACGAGCTGGCCCACCGCCTGCACCGGCCACGCGAGCAGGTCGTCGCCCAGGTCGAGGCGCTACGCGGCAAGGGCCTCGTGCAGCCCACCGACAACGACCCGGACGCCCCCCTGCGCCCGACCGCCCCGGACGTCGCCCTCGGCGGGACGCTGCTGCGCCACCAGGCAGACCTGGAGGCGGCCCGCCGCCGGGTCACCCAACTCGCCGAGGAGTACCGCACCGGCCTGCGCCGCCACCACGTCGACCACCTCGTCGAGGTGATCACCGGCGCCCGCGCGCTGCGCGAGCGTCTGCGCGATCTGCAGAATACGGCGCGCGACGAGGTGCTCTGGTTCTGCCGGGCCAACCCCCTGGCGATGGCCGGCCCGGAGAACGTCGAGGAGTTCGACGCGCTGGCCCGCGGGGTGAGCTACCGGGCCATCTACGAACGGGACCTGCTGCTCGAACCGGGCGCGCTGGCCGACCTGGCCAAGGGCGTCGCCGCCGGCGAGCAGGCCCGCGTGCTGGACCGGCTGCCGGTCCGACTGGCCATCGTGGACGCGCGCACCGCCATCTGCCCGCTGGTGCCCGACCGTGACGGCGGCGAACCGAGCGCCGCCGTGATCGGCCGCAGTCAACTGCTCGACGCGCTGCTCGCGCTCTTCGAGAGCCACTGGCGGGTGGCCACCCGGCTCCGCCTCGACGACCCGCTCACCGCGCCGACACCCGAGGGACGCCGCCCGGACCCCGCGGAGCAGTCGGGCGACGGCTACCAACCCGACGCCGACGAGGCCCGACTGCTGTCGCTGTTCGTGGCCGGCGTACCGGACAAGTCCATCGCCTCCCAGCTCGGGGTGAGCCGGCGGACCGTGCAGCGGCGCATCGCCGACCTGATGGCCGCCGCCGGCGTCGACACCCGACCCGGCCTGGCGTTCCAGGTCGCCCGACGCGGCTGGCTCTGA
- the recN gene encoding DNA repair protein RecN: MLDELRITGLGVIEDTTLPLTGGMNVITGETGAGKTMVVTGLGLLFGGRADAGRVRAQPGRAVVEGRLRLHGRVADAVHARISEAGGEPDEDGSVLLSRTVTVEGRSRAHVAGRSMPVSMLSEVGEQAVAVHGQSDQLRLLRPAEQRAALDRFAGPAHEKLLDALREAYAGWRRVVDDLADRRRNARERNQEADLLRLGLDEITRVDPQPGEDDELKTEAQRLEHAEGLRTAAQIAQQCVAGGVEATDETPDAAALLGTARRTLEAQAGTDPALGELAARLEEAATLVTDVSAELSTYLAALDADPARLQQVYERRAALRALTRKYADDVDGVIAWADRARTRLSDLDTSDDLLDELEREGQRLAVEVADLAGRVSTSRQEAAVRFADQVTVELAGLAMPHARIEVAVLPRPAGRAEPTLSVNGVEVGVTPDGGDEVELRLLAHPGAPALPLQRGASGGELSRVMLAIEVVFAGSGGPPTLVFDEVDAGVGGQAAVEIGRRLARLARSHQVLVVTHLPQVAAFADRHLVVAKDTGGAVTTSGVRVVEDTERARELARMLAGLPDSDLGIAHAEELLAVAAKERRL; encoded by the coding sequence GTGCTGGACGAGCTGCGCATCACCGGACTGGGCGTCATCGAGGACACCACCCTGCCGTTGACCGGCGGGATGAACGTCATCACCGGCGAGACCGGTGCGGGTAAGACGATGGTGGTGACCGGCCTCGGCCTGCTCTTCGGCGGCCGGGCCGACGCCGGGCGGGTCCGTGCCCAGCCGGGCCGGGCGGTGGTGGAGGGCCGGTTGCGGCTGCACGGGCGGGTCGCCGACGCGGTGCACGCGCGGATCAGCGAGGCCGGTGGTGAGCCCGACGAGGACGGCTCGGTGCTGCTGAGTCGCACGGTGACGGTGGAGGGGCGCTCACGGGCGCACGTCGCCGGCCGGAGCATGCCGGTGTCGATGCTGAGCGAGGTCGGTGAGCAGGCGGTCGCCGTGCACGGCCAGTCCGACCAGCTACGGCTGCTGCGCCCCGCCGAGCAGCGGGCGGCGTTGGACCGGTTCGCCGGCCCGGCGCACGAGAAGCTGCTCGACGCGCTGCGCGAGGCGTACGCGGGGTGGCGGCGGGTGGTCGACGACCTCGCCGACCGGCGGCGCAACGCCCGCGAGCGCAACCAGGAGGCCGACCTGCTGCGGCTCGGCCTCGACGAGATCACCCGGGTCGATCCGCAGCCCGGCGAGGACGACGAGCTGAAGACCGAGGCGCAGCGCCTGGAGCACGCCGAGGGCCTGCGGACGGCGGCCCAGATCGCCCAGCAGTGCGTGGCCGGCGGTGTGGAGGCGACCGACGAGACGCCGGACGCGGCGGCGCTGCTCGGCACCGCGCGCCGCACCCTGGAGGCGCAGGCCGGCACCGACCCGGCGCTGGGTGAGTTGGCGGCACGCCTGGAGGAGGCGGCGACGCTGGTCACCGACGTGTCGGCGGAGTTGTCGACATACCTGGCGGCGCTGGACGCGGACCCGGCCCGGCTGCAGCAGGTCTACGAGCGGCGGGCGGCGTTGCGGGCGTTGACCCGCAAGTACGCCGACGACGTCGACGGGGTGATCGCGTGGGCCGACCGGGCCCGCACCCGACTGTCCGACCTGGACACCTCCGACGACCTGCTGGACGAGTTGGAGCGGGAGGGGCAGCGGCTCGCGGTCGAGGTGGCCGACCTGGCCGGGCGGGTGTCGACGTCCCGGCAGGAGGCGGCGGTCCGGTTCGCCGACCAGGTGACGGTGGAGTTGGCCGGTCTGGCCATGCCGCACGCGCGGATCGAGGTGGCGGTGCTGCCGCGCCCGGCCGGTCGCGCCGAGCCGACCCTGAGCGTCAACGGGGTCGAGGTGGGCGTCACGCCGGATGGTGGTGACGAGGTGGAGTTGCGGCTGCTGGCCCACCCGGGCGCGCCGGCGCTGCCGTTGCAGCGCGGCGCCTCCGGCGGTGAGCTGTCCCGGGTGATGCTCGCCATCGAGGTGGTCTTCGCCGGCTCGGGTGGTCCGCCCACGCTGGTCTTCGACGAGGTCGACGCGGGTGTCGGCGGGCAGGCGGCGGTGGAGATCGGCCGGCGGCTCGCCCGGCTGGCCCGCAGCCACCAGGTGCTCGTCGTCACGCACCTGCCGCAGGTGGCGGCGTTCGCCGACCGGCACCTGGTGGTGGCGAAGGACACCGGTGGCGCGGTCACGACGAGTGGGGTGCGGGTGGTGGAGGACACCGAGCGCGCCCGGGAGTTGGCCCGCATGTTGGCGGGTTTGCCCGATTCGGATCTGGGTATCGCCCATGCCGAGGAGCTGCTGGCCGTGGCCGCCAAGGAAAGGCGGTTGTGA
- the steA gene encoding putative cytokinetic ring protein SteA — MRLPTLRRNRNAEPGRVLGTARLDRRTKRLVGRLRPGDIAVIDHVDLDRVAADSLVAVGVAAVLNAKPSVSGRYPNLGPEVLVAAGIPLLDDLGEGVFERIREGDQVRLEGNTVFAGDEPVAHGSLQDAETVAKAMADAREGLSVQLEAFAANTMDYLRQERDLLLDGVGVPDIETQIQGRHCLIVVRGYDYKADLDVLRPYIREFKPVLIGVDGGADALVEAGYTPDMIIGDMDSVTDDVLRCGAEVIVHAYPDGRAPGLPRVNGLGVPAITFPAAATSEDLAMLLADEKGASLLVAVGTHATLVEFLDKGRGGMASTFLTRLKVGGKLVDAKGVSRLYRQSISGSSLLLLVLSAIAAMASAVAVSTVGKAYLGVVAEWWDNFVFQLYRLF; from the coding sequence ATGCGTCTACCCACGTTGCGCCGGAACCGGAACGCCGAACCGGGCAGAGTCCTCGGCACCGCGCGTCTGGATCGCCGGACGAAACGCCTGGTCGGTCGGCTGCGCCCGGGTGACATCGCGGTCATCGACCACGTCGACCTGGACCGGGTCGCGGCCGACTCGCTGGTGGCTGTCGGTGTCGCGGCGGTCCTCAACGCGAAGCCCTCGGTCTCCGGCCGCTACCCGAACCTCGGGCCGGAGGTGTTGGTCGCCGCCGGCATCCCGCTCCTCGACGACCTGGGTGAGGGCGTCTTCGAGCGGATCCGCGAGGGCGACCAGGTGCGCCTGGAGGGCAACACGGTCTTCGCCGGTGACGAGCCGGTCGCGCACGGCAGTCTGCAGGACGCCGAGACGGTCGCCAAGGCCATGGCCGACGCCCGGGAGGGCCTGTCGGTGCAGTTGGAGGCGTTCGCCGCCAACACGATGGACTACCTGCGCCAGGAGCGCGACCTGCTGCTCGACGGCGTCGGCGTGCCGGACATCGAGACCCAGATCCAGGGGCGGCACTGCCTGATCGTGGTGCGCGGTTACGACTACAAGGCCGACCTGGACGTGCTGCGCCCGTACATCAGGGAGTTCAAGCCGGTGCTCATCGGCGTCGACGGTGGCGCGGACGCGCTGGTCGAGGCCGGCTACACCCCCGACATGATCATCGGGGACATGGATTCGGTCACCGACGACGTGCTGCGCTGCGGCGCCGAGGTGATCGTGCACGCCTACCCGGACGGCCGGGCGCCCGGTCTGCCGCGCGTCAACGGTCTCGGGGTGCCGGCGATCACCTTCCCGGCGGCGGCGACGAGCGAGGACCTGGCCATGCTGCTCGCCGACGAGAAGGGCGCGTCGCTGCTGGTCGCTGTCGGCACCCACGCCACGCTCGTCGAGTTCCTGGACAAGGGGCGCGGTGGGATGGCCTCGACGTTCCTGACCCGGTTGAAGGTCGGCGGCAAGCTCGTCGACGCCAAGGGGGTGAGCCGGCTCTACCGGCAGAGCATCTCCGGCTCGTCGTTGCTGCTGCTGGTGCTGTCGGCGATCGCGGCGATGGCGTCCGCGGTGGCCGTCTCGACAGTGGGGAAGGCGTACCTGGGCGTGGTCGCCGAGTGGTGGGACAATTTCGTGTTCCAGCTCTACCGGCTTTTCTAG